AATATATTCTTGTGTACTTTAGATCACTTTTGGTTTTTAATATTGAATATTCATTGGTTGTTAGTATCTGTTGTTGACTTTTATTATAGATTCTTACTACTTGAAATTCATCTTCACTTTTGTATGAACTTTCAGATAACTTTTCATACACTTTTAATAAACCAGAAAATAAAAAAGAATCGAAAATGAATTATTTTCGATTCCTTCCTATTTCATTAGGCTAAAGCGGAGTTGTCTTCAATTTTGATAACACCTGTTGACCATACTCTAATACTGAAGTTGAGTAAGAATAAATCGTCAGGATCTTCCAGAGATAAATTCGTCAACGTTTCTATTTTTCGTAACCGGTATAATAGAGATTGACGATGAAGATTCATCTCCCGGGCTGTTTGGCTCACGTTACCGTTGTTATAGTTATACGCAATAAATGTGTTGATCAGATCCATATCTCTTTTTTCATCATATTTAACTAGGGCTGATATGGTAGATAGAGTAATATCTTGGACCTCTTCATTGATTGCTAAACTCAAAAGCAAGCGACTAATCTGTGTTTCATCAAAGTCGAGTCTCTTTCCTGTACCTCTTTGACTTCTCCCCATTTCCAATGCCGCTTGTGCTTTTTGAAAACTATCTGAAAACTTCCAAATTCCATCTTTTTCTTTTCCTATCCCCCAAGTGAACGTAACACCGGGCAATAGGTGATGGAATCTTCTTTCCACTAAGTCCAGGAACTGATGAACCGTATCAGACGTTACACTGTTCGAAGTTTCTAGAAATACAATCACTTCATCATTTTCAAATGAAAAAAGTAATTGACGCTGAATATTCTCAGCAGCATATAGCATCCCTTCTCTAATATAAATGCTCATTCGTTCCAAGTTTACTTTTTTTGATTGGGCATGCACTTCATCTCGATTGATCAATTCTTTTAGATGTGCTGGATATCCGACAATACATATATACGGAAGTTCAAGATTGTATCTGAAAAATTCAGCATGAGAAGAAATATGTTCTTCGGACATCTTTTCTCCCCTAGCCAAGTTCAATAAAAATTCATTCTGCATACGGCTTTCCGCCTTAATCACCGCACTGCTACGCGAGAACCACAAGGCAGCCGCAACTACAGCTTTCTCAGCAATTGATTCTTGTTCTTCATTCAATCTTTCACCCACTTCAGTCAATACGAAAAAGTCTCCTTTATGATCGGCATCAGAATGGATATCAAGATGAATAAGCTGCCTACCATCATGTTCTAGTCTTTTAATCTCCGAGAACACAGGATGTTGTGATTCATGAGTTGAAGTCTGGTTCTTCATTTGTTTCCACAATGCGAACACATCATTTGCATTTGCGCCGCCTGCAATCACTTCTTTTTTCTCATTACAAATCAGTATAGGATGACCCAATTCTTGTTCAATGTATTTCGTAATGTGTTCTAACGTTTTCCCTTCAAGAATCTTTTGGATTAAATATTGCTGTATATCTTTAGAACGCCTTCTATCTTGACGTTGCAGTTCATTCAACTTGGTCATAACCTCATGGACAACATCCGAAAAGCGGATTTCCCAAGGGAGTTCAATGATGACAAACTCTCTATCCTCAGCAAATCGAATAACTTCTTCTGGTATTTCAAAAACATATCTACCTGTAGCAATTACGAAAGCCGATGCTCCCGAGTCATATACATCCTTAACAAATGACATAAACTCCTCTGTCTTTTCATGGCAGCCAATTCCTGTACTAAGTACAAATTCATTCTTCCTGACGAAATTTTCAACAGGACTTTCAATGACTGAGACCCATTCGACCGATCTGTCAGCAATAAATTCTTTACCTGTTTTTATAATGGCGGACTGAAGTAAGCGAGATTCTAAAATTTCTTTGACCGATAAAAGCATCCTAGCAAGCTCCTCCCTGTAATTGCAACTTTATATTTCTTCCTAGAACTCTTTGGATCTATTGAGTTCATTTAGTAATATTCTTTATCCAAAATATTTTTAGATCGAAACGATTCATATCTCTTAGTATTTTGCCATAAAATACAATAATAAAATATACATTGAAAACGCTTACGAAGATAAAATACTCTATTTAACGTTACACTTGTTTTTTCAGATCATTAACTTCAATAAATCACAACGAAGTTTAGCGATTTTTATATTTCTTGTCTTCAGATTCATCAGCAAAACTTGCATTTTACTAACTAGACTTGAGCACCTATACGGACTTACTTGCTATTATTCACACTTTTCATCAGATTTGTCAATGCTTGGTTAATAATCGCCCTGAAAATCTAGACTATAATTTCTCATTCTAGTTATTTTATTACTGAAGACATATGTAATGTCTCGCTCGTCTCTTCTCTGATACGATATGAACCTCCTTTAATTTCAAAGGTTACTAAATATGTAAAGAGCGCTTTTGTATAGCTGCTCCAATAAAACACCGCTGGGTATTTTACCCATCTTGTCTGCATTTCATTTGAGCAAATGTCCCTCGTGCCTTTTCATGATGTTTAGAAAATGTATTAAAGCAAACAAAGACCGCTAATCCAATGATTAGCGGTTTATTACATTACTCTTCGTTATTCTACTGCGCGCTATATTTCTGTAACCCTTTATCTCGTAAAACATTTAATGTTTAATAGACTTCCACTCAATTAGTACAGGTATCATCGAAACAATTGTCCTTATATATTGCAAAATTTCCTTATCTTAATTATCTATTTAATTCAACGTGAATGAGTGCAGGTGAGGCATCTAGCTATGGAATAATATAATATTGTTTCATAGCTAGGATCTATTATTAGAATTTAGTACTTCGCAAATACATTCTGTTGCACTCACATTGGATATTTGTAAAATACCCGCTACTCAACAAGTATGAAATCCACACCACCTACACCGACATCAACTTTCAAATGAATGGTAGTATCCGAGTGCTCGTATGCTTCATTTACATAGATGCCTTTGCCTTTAGCAATTAAACCTTTTGTCCCGACGCTACCTATACCTTTTGAAACAGATAATTTAACTCCAGTCCCTTTAGGTAAGTGAACCTTCGCATCGCCCACTCCTAGGTTGATGTCCACATCAAAGCTATCCTTCCATTCGCCGCCTAGATTGATCGTCGTATCCCCCACACCAGTATCTATTGACACATGATTGAGGTGGATTCCTGCCAATCTAAGTTCCGAATCAGATATACCCATATCGACATCCAGATTCACAGGTATTTCATTTGTCAGTTGAAGATTCCAATCATTT
This window of the Sporosarcina ureae genome carries:
- a CDS encoding PucR family transcriptional regulator, whose product is MLLSVKEILESRLLQSAIIKTGKEFIADRSVEWVSVIESPVENFVRKNEFVLSTGIGCHEKTEEFMSFVKDVYDSGASAFVIATGRYVFEIPEEVIRFAEDREFVIIELPWEIRFSDVVHEVMTKLNELQRQDRRRSKDIQQYLIQKILEGKTLEHITKYIEQELGHPILICNEKKEVIAGGANANDVFALWKQMKNQTSTHESQHPVFSEIKRLEHDGRQLIHLDIHSDADHKGDFFVLTEVGERLNEEQESIAEKAVVAAALWFSRSSAVIKAESRMQNEFLLNLARGEKMSEEHISSHAEFFRYNLELPYICIVGYPAHLKELINRDEVHAQSKKVNLERMSIYIREGMLYAAENIQRQLLFSFENDEVIVFLETSNSVTSDTVHQFLDLVERRFHHLLPGVTFTWGIGKEKDGIWKFSDSFQKAQAALEMGRSQRGTGKRLDFDETQISRLLLSLAINEEVQDITLSTISALVKYDEKRDMDLINTFIAYNYNNGNVSQTAREMNLHRQSLLYRLRKIETLTNLSLEDPDDLFLLNFSIRVWSTGVIKIEDNSALA
- a CDS encoding toast rack family protein, which translates into the protein MRKILIVIVGVVLLGMVSVWSYDWMKSERVSGALLIEKDNAKSLGVAIRFGAGNLLIEGGATQWVEGGIDTNVKKWYPSVTYKNKRDVGYVEIQQKMKGLSALRKHRNDWNLQLTNEIPVNLDVDMGISDSELRLAGIHLNHVSIDTGVGDTTINLGGEWKDSFDVDINLGVGDAKVHLPKGTGVKLSVSKGIGSVGTKGLIAKGKGIYVNEAYEHSDTTIHLKVDVGVGGVDFILVE